The following proteins are encoded in a genomic region of Methanomicrobiales archaeon HGW-Methanomicrobiales-1:
- a CDS encoding Glu-tRNA(Gln) amidotransferase GatDE subunit D — protein MKSGDLVSCEYGGKTHKGIFITSRDGMAVVKLSSGYNIGVPPVSCTCIEQAVPTPPRSREVKKTEGLPELSIISTGGTIASRIDYRTGSVSSQFDASDILTAIPELAQIANYRTLPLAAILSENMTPAIWQELARAIHAEIKNGAAGIIVTHGTDTMAYSAAAISFMLDTPVPIIFVGSQRSADRPSSDNAMNAICAAAAATSELGEVAVVMHATTNDDTCAIHRGTRVRKMHTSRRDAFQSVGLPAIGSVAYPSRTVTLTPDAVRRGSCKLALRDQLEPHCALLQFYPGMSPDLINAYAGYKGLVLSGTGLGHVSTLLIPAIKKLIEAGTLVVMTSQCMHGRVCDRVYDTGRDLLNAGVIEGGDMLPEVALVKMMWVLGNEKDRTKAAAMMQSDCKGELNRRSAHGL, from the coding sequence ATGAAATCCGGCGATCTCGTGTCCTGCGAATACGGGGGCAAGACCCACAAGGGGATCTTCATCACGAGCCGGGACGGCATGGCTGTAGTCAAGCTCAGCTCGGGCTACAATATCGGGGTGCCGCCGGTATCCTGCACCTGCATTGAACAGGCAGTCCCGACACCCCCGCGATCCCGCGAAGTGAAAAAAACCGAAGGACTGCCGGAACTTTCGATCATCTCGACCGGCGGAACGATTGCGAGCCGGATCGATTACCGGACCGGCTCGGTCTCCAGCCAGTTCGATGCGAGCGATATCCTGACCGCGATCCCCGAACTTGCGCAGATTGCCAATTACCGCACGCTCCCGCTCGCCGCAATCCTCTCAGAGAATATGACACCGGCGATCTGGCAGGAACTTGCCCGGGCGATCCATGCGGAGATCAAAAACGGCGCAGCTGGTATCATCGTCACGCACGGCACCGACACGATGGCCTACAGTGCGGCTGCGATCAGTTTCATGCTCGACACGCCCGTCCCGATCATCTTTGTCGGCTCGCAGCGTTCCGCGGACCGGCCGTCCAGCGACAATGCGATGAACGCAATCTGTGCCGCTGCTGCAGCAACCAGTGAACTGGGCGAAGTTGCAGTCGTCATGCACGCAACCACCAACGACGACACCTGCGCCATCCATAGGGGTACACGAGTACGAAAGATGCACACCTCACGCCGCGACGCGTTCCAGAGCGTGGGCCTTCCGGCCATCGGCTCGGTTGCGTACCCGTCCCGCACCGTAACACTTACACCGGATGCAGTCCGGCGCGGCAGTTGTAAACTCGCACTCCGCGACCAGCTCGAACCGCACTGCGCACTTCTGCAGTTCTACCCGGGCATGTCACCGGACCTGATCAACGCCTATGCCGGCTACAAGGGCCTCGTGCTCTCGGGCACCGGTCTCGGGCATGTCAGCACGCTGCTCATCCCGGCCATAAAGAAGCTCATCGAGGCGGGCACGCTCGTTGTCATGACCTCGCAGTGCATGCATGGCCGGGTCTGCGACCGGGTCTATGATACCGGGCGCGACCTTCTCAACGCGGGAGTCATCGAAGGCGGCGACATGCTTCCCGAAGTGGCGCTCGTGAAGATGA
- a CDS encoding nucleotidyltransferase encodes MDALALLRQAEPVVKKRYGVAKIGIFGSFVRGEERKESDVDVLVTFRKGQKTFENYMDCKFFLEDLFQRKVDLVLKNTIKSRLKPYILGEVVYA; translated from the coding sequence ATGGACGCACTCGCCCTCCTCCGGCAAGCCGAACCGGTGGTCAAAAAACGGTACGGGGTAGCAAAGATCGGCATCTTTGGCTCCTTCGTACGCGGGGAAGAGCGGAAGGAGAGCGACGTGGACGTGCTCGTAACCTTCCGGAAAGGGCAGAAGACCTTTGAAAATTATATGGACTGCAAATTCTTCTTAGAAGACCTGTTCCAGAGGAAAGTTGATCTCGTCTTAAAAAATACGATAAAATCCCGGCTCAAGCCCTACATTCTCGGCGAGGTCGTCTATGCATAG
- a CDS encoding TetR/AcrR family transcriptional regulator, translated as MGISERKIREKEQRKKEILDTAERLFFSRGYDDVSMDGIANEVELNKATLYLYFKNKEALYAAIVLRGVSILEEKFRECREAEVTGMVKVTLMGQAYYRFSEEHPDYLRLIHFYGSERFSKENPYTAEIGKGYGTCRMILQDAVREGIGDGTIRADLDAFLISMYLMISFMGILSMEDKWKRVIEAEGFSYEEYSREFFRFIAPAVSYGEKSHAMDAGDFTSGLISAGPVVPGKKKGKRG; from the coding sequence ATGGGAATCTCTGAACGAAAGATACGGGAAAAGGAGCAGCGGAAAAAAGAGATCCTGGATACCGCCGAGCGCCTCTTCTTTTCCCGCGGGTACGACGATGTCTCCATGGACGGGATCGCCAACGAGGTTGAGCTGAACAAGGCCACCCTCTATCTCTATTTCAAAAATAAGGAGGCGCTCTATGCGGCCATTGTGCTCCGGGGCGTCTCGATCCTGGAGGAAAAATTCCGGGAATGCAGGGAGGCAGAGGTCACGGGCATGGTCAAGGTAACCCTGATGGGCCAGGCCTATTACCGGTTTTCGGAGGAACACCCGGATTACCTGCGGCTGATCCACTTTTACGGGTCTGAACGTTTCTCAAAAGAGAACCCGTATACCGCAGAGATCGGCAAAGGGTATGGCACATGCCGGATGATTTTGCAGGATGCTGTCCGGGAGGGCATCGGTGACGGTACGATCCGGGCCGATCTCGATGCGTTCCTGATCTCGATGTACCTGATGATCTCCTTCATGGGCATCCTGTCCATGGAAGACAAATGGAAACGGGTGATCGAGGCCGAGGGGTTCAGCTACGAGGAGTACTCGCGGGAATTCTTCCGGTTTATTGCCCCTGCGGTCTCTTATGGTGAGAAATCTCACGCAATGGATGCCGGGGATTTCACCTCCGGGCTCATTTCGGCCGGGCCGGTGGTGCCGGGGAAGAAGAAGGGGAAGAGAGGGTAA
- the argH gene encoding argininosuccinate lyase has product MRTDVVRLGRLSGERSGEMMHFLSSMDADRHIADADVLVDIAHVLMLDKQKIIDHDITRQLIPALLALFDNGIPEEVFDDRFEDVHAGIEAMLIESVGVDVGGRMHMGRSRNDEVATCIRIKLRDELLKQMAALLKVREVLVAISEKNRDTVMPGFTHLQHAQPTTLAHHLLAYEQMYSRDFDRLKDAYVRVNLSPLGAAAFASTGYPINRELTARLLGFDGLVTNTMDAVAGRDFALEVLADLSILMANTSRLCEELIIWSTSFVKFVSLDDAFCSTSSIMPQKKNPDTAEIMRGKSGSVFGAYSAAMMTVKGLPMSYNRDLQELTPNIWRAMHDAKVCVRLLVDMLASATFDTERMKEEAGKGFSTATELADTLVRNYGLPFRTAHNIVGRAVQKGSLSLATLDEAAKELDAGISLSAKGLTQQKIDEALDPVHSVALRKAPGGPAPFATKIALDERRKQLDKDSALIDERLAKLATAKDELIRDARRLVA; this is encoded by the coding sequence ATGCGAACCGATGTTGTAAGGCTGGGACGCCTTTCAGGAGAGAGGTCCGGAGAGATGATGCACTTTCTCTCCTCGATGGATGCCGACCGGCATATTGCCGATGCAGATGTGCTCGTGGATATCGCTCACGTGCTGATGCTGGACAAGCAGAAGATCATTGACCACGATATCACCCGGCAGCTCATCCCGGCACTGCTGGCACTGTTCGATAACGGTATTCCCGAAGAGGTCTTTGATGACCGGTTCGAGGATGTGCATGCCGGGATCGAAGCCATGCTGATCGAGTCGGTCGGCGTAGATGTCGGCGGACGGATGCACATGGGACGGTCCCGCAATGACGAGGTTGCCACCTGCATCCGTATCAAACTGCGCGATGAACTCCTCAAGCAGATGGCAGCGCTCTTAAAAGTGCGCGAAGTGCTTGTTGCCATTTCCGAGAAAAACAGGGATACGGTCATGCCGGGTTTCACCCACCTCCAGCATGCCCAGCCCACCACCCTTGCCCACCACCTGCTCGCTTACGAGCAGATGTACTCCCGGGATTTCGACCGGCTCAAAGATGCGTACGTGCGGGTGAACCTCTCCCCGCTCGGCGCAGCAGCCTTTGCCTCCACCGGCTATCCCATCAACCGCGAACTCACCGCACGCCTGCTCGGGTTCGACGGCCTTGTCACCAACACGATGGACGCAGTGGCCGGGCGGGACTTTGCGCTCGAAGTGCTTGCCGATCTCTCGATCCTGATGGCCAACACGAGCCGGCTCTGCGAGGAACTGATCATCTGGAGCACCTCGTTTGTGAAGTTCGTCTCGCTCGACGATGCCTTCTGTTCAACCTCATCCATTATGCCCCAGAAGAAGAACCCGGATACCGCCGAGATCATGCGGGGAAAGAGCGGCTCGGTCTTTGGCGCGTACTCAGCCGCCATGATGACCGTCAAGGGACTGCCCATGAGTTACAACCGCGACCTCCAGGAACTCACGCCCAATATCTGGCGGGCCATGCATGACGCGAAAGTCTGCGTGCGGCTGCTCGTCGATATGCTCGCGAGCGCAACGTTCGATACGGAGCGGATGAAGGAGGAAGCGGGCAAGGGATTTTCCACCGCAACCGAACTGGCCGACACGCTGGTGAGGAACTATGGCCTGCCGTTCCGCACCGCCCACAATATTGTTGGCCGGGCCGTGCAGAAGGGCAGCCTCTCGCTGGCAACGCTGGATGAGGCGGCAAAAGAACTCGATGCCGGCATCTCGCTTTCCGCGAAAGGGCTCACCCAGCAGAAGATCGATGAGGCGCTCGATCCGGTCCACTCGGTTGCGCTGCGAAAAGCGCCCGGGGGCCCGGCACCGTTTGCAACAAAGATTGCTCTCGATGAACGCCGGAAACAACTCGATAAGGATTCCGCACTGATCGACGAACGGCTGGCAAAACTGGCAACAGCAAAGGACGAGCTCATCAGGGATGCCCGGAGGCTGGTAGCATAA
- a CDS encoding ABC transporter permease produces the protein MGRHTDKNGKDWRLGVVAILLAIVAWQFIAAVIINYPFILPAPTDVFAAFVSLLQGGDIFLDIEASLVHFAIGMGLALLVGIPIGILIGWSRRVESFLDPLIELLRPIPPLAWIPFAIIWFGLTAFSAGFIIFAGAVFPIIINTYSGFRGVPRVFVEAGKMLGCTKTWDQIRYIAFPAALPSVAAGIRIATGVGWMCLVAAELFGVSNYGLGQKLWFFYSLHQMDSVVVYMILLGMIGLAFDMIFRYYVDRHFLKWRTGEVA, from the coding sequence ATGGGCAGACACACAGACAAGAATGGCAAAGACTGGCGGCTCGGTGTTGTTGCGATCCTGCTGGCAATCGTCGCCTGGCAGTTCATTGCGGCAGTGATCATAAATTATCCCTTCATCCTCCCCGCACCTACGGATGTGTTCGCTGCATTTGTCAGCCTGCTCCAAGGCGGCGATATCTTCCTTGATATCGAAGCGAGTCTCGTCCACTTTGCCATCGGCATGGGTCTCGCACTCCTGGTCGGGATCCCGATCGGGATCCTCATCGGCTGGAGCCGCCGGGTCGAGTCGTTTTTAGACCCGCTCATCGAACTCCTCCGCCCGATCCCGCCCCTGGCCTGGATCCCGTTTGCGATCATCTGGTTCGGGCTGACCGCCTTTTCTGCAGGGTTCATCATCTTTGCCGGGGCAGTCTTTCCCATCATCATCAACACCTACAGTGGTTTCCGGGGAGTCCCCCGCGTCTTTGTCGAGGCCGGAAAGATGCTCGGGTGCACAAAGACCTGGGACCAGATACGCTACATTGCGTTTCCCGCTGCGCTCCCTTCCGTGGCCGCAGGCATACGGATTGCGACCGGTGTCGGCTGGATGTGCCTGGTTGCCGCAGAACTCTTCGGGGTCTCGAACTACGGGCTGGGCCAGAAGTTATGGTTCTTCTATTCCCTCCACCAGATGGACAGCGTGGTCGTGTACATGATCCTCCTTGGCATGATTGGCCTTGCGTTCGATATGATATTCCGGTATTATGTTGACCGGCACTTCCTGAAGTGGCGAACCGGGGAGGTGGCATAA
- a CDS encoding sulfonate ABC transporter substrate-binding protein: MNKMRITAIALIAIALLLITAGCTQPATTPGTTTTAAPIKDLRIGYQPSTHQMAAITALEKGWFAQDLAPLGVVNVSDKVFPSGPPEMQAMLAGELDVAYVGAAPVLTALATGLDAKIVAGVNTQGSDLVVRNDLDYKDPQSLKGLTIATFPAGSIQDTVLRDWLKKNNLVPDTDVFIKGMSPGDAVTAIIAGKVDGIFLPTPSPSTVVNQGKGKVVVHSGEMYPDHTCCVLVVSGKMIREHPEIVRQIIRTNDKAVLWNEQNLDEAAVIYSKKTGAKLEDVTASLKEWDGNWASDPNIIVAPVLDYAKIQYDLGYIKKPLTKDEIFDLSFYSKN, from the coding sequence ATGAACAAGATGAGGATTACAGCAATTGCACTCATTGCCATTGCTCTTTTACTGATCACTGCCGGCTGCACGCAACCTGCGACAACTCCCGGCACGACCACAACCGCAGCCCCGATCAAGGATCTCCGCATCGGGTACCAGCCCAGCACCCACCAGATGGCGGCAATAACCGCACTGGAGAAAGGCTGGTTTGCCCAGGACCTTGCGCCTCTCGGTGTCGTGAATGTGTCTGACAAGGTCTTCCCGAGCGGCCCGCCCGAGATGCAGGCAATGCTTGCCGGCGAACTCGATGTTGCCTATGTTGGTGCAGCACCGGTCCTGACCGCCCTTGCCACCGGGCTTGACGCCAAGATCGTTGCCGGGGTCAACACGCAGGGCTCTGACCTTGTTGTAAGAAATGATCTCGATTACAAGGATCCGCAGAGTCTCAAGGGCTTAACCATTGCCACCTTCCCGGCCGGCAGCATCCAGGACACCGTGCTTCGCGACTGGCTCAAGAAGAACAACCTCGTGCCGGACACGGATGTCTTCATCAAGGGCATGAGCCCGGGCGATGCCGTTACGGCAATCATTGCCGGTAAAGTCGACGGGATCTTCCTGCCAACCCCCTCCCCGAGTACGGTCGTGAACCAGGGCAAGGGAAAAGTCGTCGTCCACTCCGGTGAGATGTACCCCGACCACACCTGCTGTGTGCTCGTCGTCAGCGGCAAGATGATTCGCGAGCACCCGGAGATCGTCCGGCAGATCATCAGGACCAATGACAAGGCCGTTCTCTGGAACGAGCAGAACTTAGACGAGGCAGCAGTCATCTACTCGAAAAAGACCGGCGCCAAACTCGAAGATGTCACCGCATCGTTAAAGGAGTGGGACGGCAACTGGGCCTCTGATCCCAACATCATTGTAGCCCCGGTCCTTGACTACGCGAAGATCCAGTACGATCTCGGGTACATCAAGAAGCCGCTCACCAAGGACGAGATCTTTGATCTCTCGTTCTACTCCAAGAACTAA
- a CDS encoding 50S ribosomal protein L16 — translation MVRKPAKMYRNISKKAYTRREYMGGVPGSKIVQFEMGNLSQEFPTEVDLIVEESCQIRHSALEAARITTNRRLMKEVGRSNFHFKVRVFPHHVLRENKQATGAGADRVSEGMRLAFGKAVGTAARVSAGQKLLTVYSTPNYLEKIKDALHHAGYKLPTPSHLKVSEIKVSGRIIAAPKLVGEKVVAAPVVAEEVAAEPAKEAIKGSGAIHAKGGKDAKAAEPAKGAAPAKGGKDAKAAPAKGGKK, via the coding sequence ATGGTTAGAAAACCGGCAAAGATGTACAGGAACATTTCCAAGAAAGCCTATACCCGGCGCGAATATATGGGTGGTGTTCCCGGAAGCAAGATCGTTCAGTTCGAGATGGGCAACCTCTCGCAGGAATTCCCGACCGAAGTTGACCTTATTGTCGAAGAGTCATGCCAGATCCGGCACAGCGCACTCGAGGCAGCCCGTATCACGACCAACCGGCGTCTTATGAAGGAAGTCGGCAGGTCGAACTTCCACTTCAAGGTAAGGGTTTTCCCCCACCATGTGCTTCGCGAAAATAAGCAGGCAACCGGTGCCGGTGCGGACCGTGTCTCTGAAGGCATGCGTCTTGCCTTTGGAAAAGCAGTCGGGACTGCCGCCCGGGTCAGCGCCGGCCAGAAGCTCCTGACCGTCTACTCCACTCCCAATTACCTTGAAAAGATCAAGGATGCTCTCCACCACGCGGGCTACAAGCTCCCGACTCCCTCCCACTTGAAGGTAAGCGAGATCAAGGTCAGCGGCAGGATCATTGCAGCACCGAAGCTCGTTGGTGAGAAGGTTGTTGCAGCACCGGTCGTTGCCGAAGAGGTAGCAGCTGAGCCCGCAAAGGAAGCAATCAAGGGTAGCGGCGCAATCCATGCAAAAGGCGGCAAGGACGCCAAGGCAGCTGAGCCCGCAAAGGGAGCAGCACCGGCAAAAGGCGGCAAGGACGCCAAGGCAGCCCCTGCAAAGGGCGGCAAGAAGTAA
- a CDS encoding PIN domain-containing protein codes for MGRQGLPNLNSPVSLLPPCSRTSSRHVTFTPSTGLLILTDTNSFAYKEKSAELEVLVKVYLDVCCLCRPFDDQKMNRIHLEAEAIKEILMRCTRDWTLVTSDAVSFEISRIPDRTRMKKAQNFTDLAKEHVAITKTVSLRYHEFVEMGIDSPDALHLACAESAGADLLTTDNTIIKIIKKHRNQITIEVKNPVEWLMEVNEHGSKDTQ; via the coding sequence TTGGGCAGACAGGGTCTGCCCAATCTCAATTCCCCGGTTTCTCTTCTGCCGCCGTGCTCCCGGACATCATCCCGGCACGTTACTTTCACCCCGTCAACAGGGCTCCTTATCCTTACTGATACCAACTCTTTCGCATACAAAGAAAAGAGCGCGGAATTGGAGGTTTTAGTGAAAGTCTATCTCGATGTGTGTTGCCTGTGCCGACCGTTTGACGACCAGAAGATGAACCGTATACATCTTGAAGCAGAAGCCATCAAGGAGATCCTGATGCGATGCACCCGGGACTGGACGCTGGTAACCAGTGATGCTGTCAGTTTTGAAATTTCACGCATTCCTGACAGAACCCGGATGAAAAAAGCGCAGAATTTTACCGATCTGGCAAAAGAGCACGTAGCAATTACAAAAACAGTTTCCCTACGATATCATGAATTTGTAGAAATGGGTATTGATTCCCCGGACGCCCTGCATCTTGCATGTGCGGAATCTGCGGGAGCAGATCTGCTTACAACCGATAACACGATCATCAAAATTATTAAGAAGCACCGTAATCAGATAACTATTGAAGTTAAAAATCCCGTTGAATGGCTGATGGAGGTGAACGAACATGGAAGCAAAGACACTCAATGA
- a CDS encoding PIN domain-containing protein, protein MKVYLDVCCLCRPFDDQLIPRIRYESEAVIAILNRCSRDWELIWSSAITYEVAKIVDHDRKRYVSTFAAKTTTNILVDLAIKERAAGLMKLGVKALDALHIACAERAGATVLVTTDDALKNIMSHHSDIISIRIVNPAAWYEEVTRNESEDTA, encoded by the coding sequence GTGAAAGTCTATCTCGACGTGTGCTGCCTGTGCCGGCCATTTGACGACCAGCTTATACCGAGAATCCGGTATGAAAGCGAAGCCGTCATTGCAATCCTGAACCGGTGTTCCCGGGACTGGGAACTTATCTGGAGTTCCGCAATCACGTATGAGGTTGCCAAAATTGTTGATCACGATAGAAAACGGTACGTGAGCACCTTCGCCGCAAAGACGACGACAAATATTCTCGTAGATCTGGCAATAAAGGAGCGTGCTGCGGGGCTTATGAAGCTGGGAGTAAAGGCCCTTGACGCATTGCATATTGCCTGTGCGGAACGGGCAGGTGCGACGGTCCTGGTCACGACTGATGACGCATTGAAAAACATTATGAGCCACCACAGCGATATAATTTCTATACGAATCGTAAATCCTGCTGCATGGTATGAGGAGGTGACCAGGAATGAAAGTGAAGACACTGCATGA
- a CDS encoding nitrate ABC transporter ATP-binding protein yields the protein MGNLEVRDLNQSFPRDDGSTLTVLENVSFEVKDKEFVCILGSSGCGKTTLLRLIAGLDTARSGSIILEGEEITGTSPKVGFVFQEYSLFPWRTVIDNIAFGLEMNGMSREDRYKVAERYLELINLAQFRDSYPSELSGGMRQRVAVARALTLDPVLLLMDEPFGALDAQTRNMLQMELLQIWEKTKKMIVFITHSVDEAVFLSDRIIVMTPRPGRVCRVFDIPLPRPRDRTSIEFAQVRRDVLDLINQNCAIQ from the coding sequence ATGGGAAACCTTGAAGTCCGCGACCTGAACCAGTCCTTCCCCCGCGACGACGGCTCGACTTTAACCGTGCTCGAGAACGTCTCGTTCGAGGTGAAGGACAAGGAGTTTGTCTGTATCCTCGGTTCATCCGGCTGCGGCAAGACAACCCTGCTGCGCCTGATCGCCGGTCTCGATACGGCCCGGAGCGGATCGATCATCCTTGAGGGAGAAGAGATCACGGGAACCAGCCCGAAGGTGGGTTTTGTCTTCCAGGAATACTCCCTCTTCCCGTGGCGCACGGTAATCGACAACATTGCCTTCGGCCTCGAGATGAACGGGATGTCCAGGGAAGACCGGTACAAGGTTGCCGAGCGGTACCTTGAGCTCATCAACCTTGCGCAGTTCCGGGACAGTTACCCGTCGGAACTTTCGGGAGGCATGCGCCAGCGGGTGGCGGTGGCCCGGGCGCTCACGCTCGACCCGGTCCTGCTCCTGATGGACGAGCCGTTCGGGGCGCTTGACGCCCAGACCCGGAACATGCTCCAGATGGAGTTGCTCCAGATCTGGGAGAAGACAAAGAAGATGATCGTCTTCATTACGCACAGCGTGGATGAGGCGGTGTTCTTATCGGACCGGATCATTGTCATGACCCCCCGCCCGGGTCGGGTCTGCCGGGTCTTCGATATCCCGCTCCCGCGCCCCCGCGATCGTACCTCTATAGAATTCGCGCAGGTCAGGCGCGATGTCCTTGACCTTATAAACCAGAATTGCGCTATCCAGTAA
- a CDS encoding diadenosine tetraphosphate hydrolase — protein sequence MEPVKCPFCNPSANEIIAKNDLCYARWDLYPVSRGHLLVIPFRHTLDFFSMTPEERVAVLALIDSCKDVIEAKFSPAGYNIGFNVGLAGGQTVMHCHCHVIPRYVGDVPDPRGGIRGVVPGKRGY from the coding sequence ATGGAGCCTGTGAAGTGCCCGTTCTGCAATCCCTCCGCTAATGAAATCATTGCGAAAAACGATCTCTGCTATGCCCGCTGGGATCTTTACCCGGTCAGCAGGGGGCACCTGCTGGTGATTCCGTTCCGGCATACGCTGGATTTTTTCTCGATGACTCCGGAAGAGAGGGTGGCTGTGCTTGCTTTGATCGATTCTTGTAAAGACGTGATCGAGGCGAAGTTCTCTCCTGCGGGGTACAACATCGGGTTCAATGTTGGTTTGGCAGGTGGGCAGACGGTGATGCACTGTCATTGTCATGTGATTCCGCGATATGTGGGGGATGTGCCGGATCCGAGAGGTGGGATCCGGGGGGTTGTTCCGGGGAAGAGGGGGTATTAA
- a CDS encoding DUF1016 domain-containing protein, with protein MKPRTQRVKPPGEPLHPLVKEIRDLVQSARRTASQNINTLQVSTNFQIGRRIVEYEQQGNRRAEYGERIFDELSQRLTHEVGKGFSTRNLRYMRDFYIEYRETIPQISQTGSGELPAKIPTETPIMQTLSAKLTPHFTLSWSHYIFLMNIDNRDERRFYEIESGQNQWSLSELKRQFNSGIYERLALSRDKQGVKSLADKGQIIGNPQDVLKDPYVLEFLGLDEKEHYSENDLESAIIGKLETFLLELGKGFLFESRQKRFTFDADNFFVDLVFYNRILRCYVLIDLKIGKLTHENLGQMQMYVNYYNREVKLDNENPTIGIILCKTKNDALVRLTLPEDANIYASQYQLYLPSKEELKRKLIEWSENAGGS; from the coding sequence ATGAAACCCAGGACCCAAAGAGTAAAACCTCCCGGAGAACCCCTCCATCCTCTCGTTAAAGAGATCCGGGATTTGGTACAAAGCGCACGCAGGACCGCCAGCCAGAACATAAACACCCTGCAGGTCAGCACCAACTTCCAGATTGGCCGGAGGATCGTGGAGTATGAACAACAGGGAAACAGACGGGCGGAATACGGGGAGCGAATATTCGATGAACTTTCACAGCGATTGACCCATGAGGTTGGGAAAGGGTTTTCGACGAGAAATTTGAGATACATGCGCGACTTTTATATCGAATATCGCGAGACCATCCCCCAGATTTCCCAGACAGGGTCTGGGGAATTGCCAGCCAAAATACCGACGGAAACGCCAATTATGCAGACACTGTCTGCAAAATTGACACCCCATTTCACCCTCAGCTGGTCCCATTACATCTTCCTCATGAATATCGACAACCGGGACGAACGCCGGTTTTACGAAATAGAATCCGGACAAAACCAATGGTCACTTTCCGAACTAAAAAGGCAGTTCAACTCAGGAATCTACGAACGGCTCGCCCTCAGCCGGGATAAACAAGGAGTGAAATCCCTCGCGGATAAAGGACAGATTATCGGAAATCCGCAGGACGTGCTCAAAGATCCCTATGTTCTCGAATTCCTCGGTCTCGATGAGAAAGAACATTACTCCGAAAACGACTTGGAATCAGCGATTATCGGGAAACTCGAAACTTTCCTGCTGGAGCTCGGCAAAGGTTTTCTTTTCGAATCCCGGCAGAAGCGGTTCACCTTCGATGCCGACAATTTTTTTGTGGATCTTGTCTTCTACAACCGGATTCTCCGGTGCTATGTCCTGATCGATCTCAAGATCGGAAAACTCACGCATGAGAACCTCGGCCAGATGCAGATGTATGTCAATTATTATAATCGCGAAGTAAAACTCGATAACGAGAACCCGACTATTGGAATTATTCTCTGCAAGACAAAGAATGATGCCCTCGTCAGGCTCACCCTGCCAGAAGATGCAAACATTTACGCTTCCCAGTATCAGCTCTACCTGCCTTCAAAAGAAGAACTGAAGAGAAAATTGATTGAATGGTCAGAAAATGCTGGTGGGAGTTGA
- a CDS encoding DNA polymerase subunit beta codes for MKSREEIMDALSDLADELRKNYKVERIGLFGSYARQEQRPDSDIDLLVDFSDDADLFDLAELKYFMEEKLHHRVDIVPARALRDELKRSVLADVSYV; via the coding sequence ATGAAATCGAGGGAGGAGATTATGGATGCGTTGTCCGACCTGGCTGATGAGCTCAGGAAAAATTACAAAGTCGAACGCATCGGCCTTTTCGGATCGTACGCACGGCAGGAGCAGCGCCCGGACAGTGACATCGATCTTCTGGTGGATTTTTCCGATGATGCTGATCTCTTTGACCTGGCTGAGCTGAAATACTTCATGGAAGAAAAGCTACACCACCGGGTGGATATCGTACCCGCACGGGCTCTTCGCGACGAACTTAAACGATCTGTGCTCGCTGATGTGAGTTATGTATGA
- a CDS encoding transcriptional regulator translates to MAQVDPIDRLMRAALISDEEFVTTLNDLLKHDLRISVRELSEKSGIAQSSLYKIMHGKRSPNLSTLRAIIHALRQLYHVGDEAFIGLIAARSVLESVEERVTDIEGHRMRVREYPVHTMEDAIVAAVRAEREGAIAIVCAPIVSSVIEQLVRVPVATIIPRESVQAAIELAAKKAWI, encoded by the coding sequence ATGGCACAGGTGGACCCAATCGACCGGCTCATGCGCGCAGCATTGATCTCGGATGAGGAGTTTGTGACCACGCTCAATGATCTCCTCAAACACGACCTGCGCATCAGCGTGCGGGAGCTCTCGGAAAAGAGCGGGATTGCCCAGAGCTCGCTCTACAAGATCATGCACGGGAAACGATCCCCAAACCTTTCCACGCTCCGGGCAATCATCCATGCCCTGCGACAATTGTATCACGTGGGCGACGAGGCATTCATCGGCCTTATCGCTGCACGGTCGGTGCTTGAGAGCGTTGAGGAGCGGGTGACCGATATCGAAGGACACCGCATGCGGGTGCGGGAATACCCGGTGCACACGATGGAAGATGCGATTGTTGCGGCAGTCCGGGCAGAGCGTGAGGGTGCGATCGCCATTGTCTGCGCTCCTATTGTATCCAGTGTGATCGAACAGCTGGTCCGGGTTCCCGTGGCAACGATCATTCCCCGGGAATCGGTCCAGGCAGCGATCGAACTTGCGGCTAAAAAGGCGTGGATTTAA